GATTTGTTCCTGTGTTATCAATTATCAAAAAGACTCCCAGGCTGACCTCGGTTTGTGTGACTTGGCATCTTCATCTTTCATCCGCTGAACGCAGGTTAGAAATCAGCCTATATACAAccacacaaaataacacaaaattaaGAAGCTTCAATCCGAATGAATTCTGTGTTTGGACACCTTGTTTGAGGAGTTTTGCAGAGCTGTGATGGCCGAGTGGTTAAGGCGTTGGACTCGAAATCCAATGGGGTTTCCCCGCGTAGGTTCAAATCCTACTCACAGCGATCATTACTTTGATTAATGATCAAACGCTGCAGATGCAATATTACAGATCTTAAATGAGCCTCTTGCCACGTCCGGTATCTAAACTACATATCCATCAATACAAGTCCCAGACTAGCCAAGCACACGGGTtcaataaaatgtgaacatgtcAAGCGATTAATGAGCACAATAAGAAATTCAAATGTTACTACATTAATAGCCCCACATAACAATGTGGGATGGTTTCTGGGGGGAAAAACGTGTAATTTGTTACTAATTATAGGGAAAATAGTGAATTACTGAAGGCACTTTCAGTTAATTAAAAAGTCAGATTAATTACGAGCCTTATCTAAAGAGTCTTTCAGTCAGTGCAACACTTCTGCAATTAAAATATGACATTTGTGTACAGATAATCATACAATATGTGCAGAATAAATTAGGAAACAAAGCTCCTGAAAATCCTGAACATTCCTTAacatgatggtgatgatgattaCATTAGattttaaacatatatatatattattaaaacattttattataataataacttttATATTAAGTGGTCAATATGTCTCGTAGCCTACCAGAAAGGACAAAAACAGAGTAAAAAGCGCTCTGACTTAATTAAAGTATCACCGTTTTATCGTCTAGTCACAGCTGAGTTGACATATCGCGAGAATACCCTGAGAGCTCTGAGCAGCACTCAGCACAGGTGAGCGCTAATTGACAATGAGCACGCGATGTGAGCGACAGTTTTCTCCCACGAAGCAGCACTTTGCAGGGTgagttttgtattttgttaaaCATATTCTTCAACAGATTAAGTTAaagaatttaaaatgtaaaacattaacTAATTTCATTTTCCCTTTCTGTTGAAGTGTATGAAATATGCCGCTGAACAACAACCAGGTGAGTGCTGTAGGCCTAGATTAAGCCTCCTTACCTGACAGGGCATCGACACTTGATATAAATGCCTAATTTGTCTTTATAATTCATGTACATtcctaaaaatgtatttttgtagtAAATAATTTGTAAAATGACAGCTTCACAGATTATCAATTACAGGTCCCCTAAATAATCTAATCGGGACTGAGAGCCtcaatttaaattattttatctgGCAACTTTGGAAAGATTTTTTAGTGTATTAAATGCCAAAATTACACCCTGCAGAACAATGGTTGAAcctttttgtctgtgtgctgttttcCTGCAGAAGGGGCCAACTGCAGCTGCCAGACTGGCCAAGCTGCCCATAGTTCACTCAGCCTGTACCAAGCTGTCAGAGCTGTACTCTGACACTAAATGCAGCCACCCACACCTGAGGTCTGTGTGTGAGGTGCTGGAGAGCAGCGTGACAGCTGTAGTCTCACCTGTCATCGTTAAACTGGAGCCCCAGAGTAAGTACAGTAAGGGCTAACATAATGTGTACTTACATTTATGATATACTTTGGATGGGGTTGTGAACTATGGATGAAAGGAAACAGCCAGTGATTTCAcatcagggctgcaactaatggttattgttattaatttgtttattagAATAATTAGAAAATGTCAGAATTTAACGAATCAAAAAGCACCTGTTCTCGGGGACTaaggtgatgatgtcatgattaTTTGGTCCAACAATTGGTTCAAAATCCAAATATATTCAATTTTGAATCATAAAAACGAGACAAGAGCAGAAAACTCTCACATTTCAGAAGTTTTAACCTGTGAATGCTTTGTCTTTTTCCTACTCAGTTATCAAAACTGTTGATTAATATTCTGTTGAACAGCTAATATAATCactgattaattgttttaaGGTCTAATGGACATTAAGGTTTATTGGGGCTCTATCACAGGGCAAGCTTTCCAAGGTCAGTGAGCCAGAGCAGAAAAACCAACCCAGAAAAagatgttggcatgatacatttctgcaaaccatggatacgttttacatgttaacatgtagcAGACAAACTTAGTTTCTACAATAATGTggataatgtgtggttaggtttaggcacaaaacccacatggttatagttaggaaaagatcatgttttggcttaaaatacccagttttgggggcacaatccccactgaaaacacaacaatgacttGGTGTGTAGAACTGCTTTTTGTCGCACAGTCACttctggaaaaacagcaacaagtcGTTAAAAAAATACTCATGTTTTGGGGCCGAAAAGttgcagaaaacacagcaatgactcgctaataaacaaccagttttgttgatcttgaacagtggtctgcagcctgctaacattttcttctggcgactgggctggaaAATCTCAGGACAGACTCCTGAAGAAAAGCTTTAACAATTTTGATAATAACTTGACTGAAAACTATAAATAGTAGTGATTTTGAAGTCGAATTACTAAGTCGAATTAAATATGTTTCGTGCATTAACAGCATGTATAACCCAATGAGTAATTTATATGTACTTAAGTGTAAGTGCTAATAGGTAATGTTTCGGATAATCTTTGGAGATAAAGATGATGCAGATGGTATTTGAGTTAGAGGGTGAACATCTCTACTAAATGATGAAGGACTGCAGATGTTATTGTAGAAATGCGAAAACCTTCAGTAATGGCTTCACTGtctaaaatatttccacagTTTCCATTGCAAATGATGTTGCATGTAGAAGTCTTGACTGGCTCGAGACTTCTTTCCCAGTGATTCACACACCAACAGAGCAGGTAACCTTTTCAGGTCTTAATAAGCACCACAAATGCTCCTCAATTAGCACAAGAAGCAGCAATCATCTCTCCTGCTTTTGTCTGTTTCACCCAGATTGTTGCCTCTGCCAAGGACAAGATGCATGAGATCCGGGGTGTGGTTAGCATCGCAGCTAATGGAACTGTAGACTGTGTGGAGCACACGGTCTTGTGGCTGACAGGCGGGATACAGCAGACTGAAGCCCAGGCCGACCAGTCACTGCTGGAGAGAGCCATCAGTGTGGCCAGTGTTGGACTGGAATCCGCTCTGATTGTGTCTGAGAGTCTGATGGACCGCATGCTTCCTCCCACTGAAGAAGATAAAGGTAAACTGTGACATGAAGTTTCTCAAGTGAAACAGGTAGAAGTTACTCAAACTTTTAGAtaactttattttcttgctACATGTAGAGGAAGAAGCTCACCTGGTGGAGGGCTTTGAGGCAGCCACACTCAGGAGAAGATACCCCGTGCGACTGGTTTCATTCGCCATCAAGCTGTGTAAGAGGACCTACAATAGGATGCAATCTGTTCAGGTGGGTTATGAGGTGtattttaagtttaaatatgaagctgcagccagtTACTTTAgcttaaagactggaaacagggagagACCGGAGTTCTGCAGTAGATCTTTGACGTTAAGTGGGTTTGTTGTAAACAAAGccatgtaatgtgtgtttttttttttccttctggaGTTtccactggttgcctggcaacctcacagCAATAACAAGACTTCAGCGTTACCCATCTTCTCATCCAACTCAACTGCAAGAGCTAATAagcacatttttcaaaatgtcgaactatttCTTTAACAAGAGGCAGAAAGATGGTTGAGTCTCAAGCGCCCTTCCACCTCAGGAGCATGCATGGTTATTGCAAACATGAAATTATTCATGATACTGACTAAATAATGGAGCTATATCTAAGGAATAACATGGTTGTGTACAAATAACTGCAAGATTTAACTCACAAGAATCAAGTACTCTCTAGTTTTGGcataaaaattatgttttcattgcGGTCACAACGTGTTGATGAAGCTATGTGACATTTTCGCTTGAAGGGTAGGtttggtgtttttcaacctggccCATAGTTCCTGTGTATAAGTTACTAATGAAGCAaccatttttgaaattggtcc
The window above is part of the Epinephelus moara isolate mb chromosome 5, YSFRI_EMoa_1.0, whole genome shotgun sequence genome. Proteins encoded here:
- the LOC126389990 gene encoding perilipin-2-like, producing MPLNNNQKGPTAAARLAKLPIVHSACTKLSELYSDTKCSHPHLRSVCEVLESSVTAVVSPVIVKLEPQISIANDVACRSLDWLETSFPVIHTPTEQIVASAKDKMHEIRGVVSIAANGTVDCVEHTVLWLTGGIQQTEAQADQSLLERAISVASVGLESALIVSESLMDRMLPPTEEDKEEEAHLVEGFEAATLRRRYPVRLVSFAIKLCKRTYNRMQSVQVMESLSRSPALIQDLRASWLTLAWSVQVLPQYLQNQLLSAVFFVSQMYNLGCPPPQHQQLYQDRSCLNAAETSTHKDVVQVRPQHKPTFRVRRPTKTPAFDNGCNVKGCVSR